The genome window GGCGATGCTGCTGCCCGGGGTGACGCTCGTCATCTCCCCGCTCATCGCGCTGATGAAGGATCAGGTGGAGCAGCTCACCGCGCGAGGCATCCCCGCCACGTTCATCAACTCGTCGCTGTCGGACATGGACCGGGCCGACCGCATCCGGCGCCTGCGCGCGGGCGAGTACAAGCTCGTCTACGTGGCGCCCGAGCGCTTTCGCAGCCCGAGCTTCCTGGACGCGCTGGCCCAGGTGGGCGTGGACTTGCTCGCGGTGGACGAGGCGCACTGCATCTCGCAGTGGGGCCATGACTTCCGGCCGGACTATGCGCAGTTGGGCCAGGTGCGCAAGCGCCTGCGGCCGCCGCGCACGGTGGCGCTCACGGCCACGGCCACGCCGGAGGTGCGCGACGACATCGTGCGCTCGTTGTTGATGAAGGACCCCCAGGTGTTCGCCGAGGGCTTCGACCGGCCCAACCTCTTCCTGGAGGTGTTCGACGTCGGCGGGGACGAGGACAAGCGCCGGGCGTGCGCGGGGCTGGCGAAGCTGGGGGGCAGCGGCATCATCTACTGCTCCACGCGCAAGTCGGCGGAGAACACGCACTCGGCGCTGTGCGAGCGGGGAGTGAACGCCATCCTCTACCACGCGGGCATGGACGACGACGCGCGGCGCCGGGCGCAGGACGAGTTCATGTCCGGCAAGGACGCGGTGGCGGTGGCCACCAACGCCTTCGGCATGGGCATCGACAAGCCGGACATCCGCTTCGTGGCGCACGCGAACATCCCCAAGGCGGTGGAGGCGTACTACCAGGAGATCGGCCGCGCGGGCCGGGACCGGGGCCCCGCCTTCGCCGCGCTGCTCTTCAACCACGCGGACGTGTACACGCAGGAGCGGCTCATCCAGGGCAACCACCCCTCGGAGGCCGTCATCTCCGATTTGTGGAACGTGCTGCGCGAGGTGCCCGAGTACGACAAGGGCCAGCACGTGCTGGCGGCGCAGACGGGGGCGAGCGAGTTCGAGATCTCCGCCGCGCTGCGCATCCTGGAGCGCGAGGGCAAGGTGGAGCGCGGCAGCCGGGGCGAGGGCGAGTACGGGATTACGCTCACGGACAAGGCGCCCACGACCCAACCGCATGCGCCAGACGCGCGGCGGCTGCTCGCCTCGTTCCTGGAGACGTTTCCCGTGGGGCGCTCGGCCACCACGCAACTGCCCATCCTCGCGCGGCGCACGGGCCTGTCCTCGGAGGACATCCAGCACGCGCTCAAGCTGCTGGAGCGCGCGGGGGCGGTGAAGGTGCGCCGGCCCTTCTCCGGGCGGACCATCCGCGCGCTGGAGCAGGTGCCGTTTCGCGAGCTGGGGGTGGACCTGAGCAAGGTGCGCGAGCAGGAGCGGCGCTCGCTCATGCACCTCAAGCAGATGACGGACTACGCGTACACCAAGCGGTGCCGCCGTGCCTTCATCCTCAACTACTTCGGGCAGCAGGACGTGGACGCCACGTGCGGCAACTGTGATCGGTGCGCGGGCAGCCGGCTGCAGCGGCTGGAGGGGATGGCGCGTTCGTCCACCGCGCCCCGGGCCACGCCGACGCTCGCGCCGGGCCGGCCCGAGG of Cystobacter fuscus DSM 2262 contains these proteins:
- a CDS encoding RecQ family ATP-dependent DNA helicase, encoding MRRMPVDLPHFEQAQEGLVRHFGLAEFRPGQAQVISSVLSGRNTVVVMPTGAGKSLCYQLPAMLLPGVTLVISPLIALMKDQVEQLTARGIPATFINSSLSDMDRADRIRRLRAGEYKLVYVAPERFRSPSFLDALAQVGVDLLAVDEAHCISQWGHDFRPDYAQLGQVRKRLRPPRTVALTATATPEVRDDIVRSLLMKDPQVFAEGFDRPNLFLEVFDVGGDEDKRRACAGLAKLGGSGIIYCSTRKSAENTHSALCERGVNAILYHAGMDDDARRRAQDEFMSGKDAVAVATNAFGMGIDKPDIRFVAHANIPKAVEAYYQEIGRAGRDRGPAFAALLFNHADVYTQERLIQGNHPSEAVISDLWNVLREVPEYDKGQHVLAAQTGASEFEISAALRILEREGKVERGSRGEGEYGITLTDKAPTTQPHAPDARRLLASFLETFPVGRSATTQLPILARRTGLSSEDIQHALKLLERAGAVKVRRPFSGRTIRALEQVPFRELGVDLSKVREQERRSLMHLKQMTDYAYTKRCRRAFILNYFGQQDVDATCGNCDRCAGSRLQRLEGMARSSTAPRATPTLAPGRPEGYSELAATELRRWRKELAKDLQVPPFIIFNDETLRGLAAALPIEREAFLAVKGTGESRWERFGVKVVEICLMARAAGHEPIAVAPTPPRVRKGSRSSRS